One window from the genome of Prosthecobacter sp. SYSU 5D2 encodes:
- a CDS encoding DUF6600 domain-containing protein: MKHFSLLILAAVLAVAAPVPSARAEVDVSIDFFYDALSPHGDWIYADDYGYVFQPTLAQQTDWAPYSDGYWAYTDAGWTWISNEDFGWATYHYGRWIQMQGSWVWVPGTEWAPAWVSWRQTDDHVGWAPLPPEARWSANVGFNQWTDSYYDVGPSWYNFVPFNLFARSSSLRPFIVNRSRNITYISRSVNVTNISYRQNVVNNIFVGGPDPDRFDRGDNRIRRLSLRRDDDRFRRDWLDNRGDRPRDFGSLSRIERNELVVASPSVRRDGNAGLPSRVRERFERPEINRGWRDAGDSKAAEALRERQRAEFAKAKPADLPEKRPFIATSNMPPPAVGRDLRPEERRGSSQRPDPRGVDEEVRRATPIPNADRPGTPGRPGPQDTPPGPGQAGRPGMTDREGGRPDVRPDARPGMTDRTGRPGERPEGRPGMPDRDARPGDRPEGRPPGMIPGSRTPDVKPGERPSLVPPGSQPGSKGDAKSDRRPGVKPEEAPRPRMAPGVVPNEESRRPGGAPSSSVTPPKTQNQPPSARPSTPERKMPTPPSARPELPRVNPSSPGNRPGGAPEVRRPSSGPSVPPSARPVPMPEPKKPSNARPSQTPRPEAPKARPTPMPSPNVKPSSAPAPKARPSPPKKDERRKDAPSLNVARPSSSPQTKKAAPAPKPQVKKSAPAPKPQVKKSAPAPRPQVKKTAPAPRPQVKKPSSSPKPQARPSAKKPSSKKPDERKKR, from the coding sequence ATGAAACACTTTTCATTATTAATCCTGGCTGCGGTCCTTGCCGTGGCCGCGCCAGTTCCGTCGGCGCGGGCGGAGGTGGATGTCTCCATAGACTTCTTCTACGATGCCCTCAGTCCGCACGGAGACTGGATCTATGCGGATGACTACGGCTATGTCTTTCAGCCAACACTGGCACAGCAAACCGACTGGGCTCCATACTCGGACGGTTACTGGGCTTATACAGATGCAGGCTGGACCTGGATTTCGAACGAAGATTTCGGCTGGGCCACATATCATTATGGCCGCTGGATCCAGATGCAGGGAAGCTGGGTCTGGGTTCCAGGCACTGAATGGGCTCCGGCCTGGGTTTCCTGGCGGCAGACCGATGACCACGTAGGCTGGGCCCCGCTGCCACCTGAAGCACGCTGGTCGGCAAATGTGGGGTTCAACCAATGGACGGACAGCTACTACGATGTCGGCCCTTCCTGGTATAATTTTGTGCCCTTTAACCTCTTTGCGCGGAGCAGCTCGTTGCGTCCGTTCATTGTCAATCGCAGCCGCAACATCACCTACATCAGCCGGTCGGTGAATGTAACAAACATCAGCTACCGCCAGAATGTGGTGAACAACATCTTTGTAGGCGGACCTGACCCCGATCGCTTTGACCGTGGTGACAACCGCATCCGCCGGCTGAGCCTGCGCCGTGATGACGACCGCTTCCGCCGTGACTGGCTGGACAACCGCGGCGACCGTCCGCGTGATTTCGGAAGCCTGTCCCGCATTGAGCGGAATGAACTGGTGGTCGCATCGCCTTCCGTGAGAAGAGATGGTAATGCAGGCCTGCCTTCCAGAGTTCGGGAACGTTTCGAGCGTCCGGAAATTAACCGTGGCTGGCGTGATGCAGGCGATTCCAAAGCGGCTGAGGCGCTGCGTGAGCGCCAGCGTGCTGAATTTGCCAAAGCCAAACCCGCCGATCTCCCGGAGAAAAGGCCCTTCATTGCCACCAGCAATATGCCCCCTCCAGCCGTGGGCCGCGACCTCAGGCCGGAAGAGCGCCGTGGCAGCAGCCAGCGCCCGGATCCACGCGGAGTGGATGAAGAAGTGCGCCGTGCGACGCCGATACCGAATGCTGACCGCCCAGGTACTCCAGGCAGGCCAGGCCCCCAAGATACGCCTCCTGGCCCTGGCCAGGCAGGCCGTCCAGGAATGACGGACCGCGAGGGCGGCCGCCCCGATGTCCGCCCGGATGCCCGTCCTGGCATGACGGATCGTACTGGCCGCCCTGGTGAGCGTCCCGAAGGCCGGCCAGGAATGCCAGATCGCGATGCCCGTCCTGGTGACCGCCCAGAAGGCCGCCCTCCTGGCATGATCCCAGGAAGCCGCACTCCAGATGTGAAGCCCGGTGAGCGCCCAAGCCTAGTGCCTCCAGGCAGCCAGCCTGGCAGCAAAGGAGACGCGAAAAGTGACCGCCGTCCAGGGGTGAAGCCTGAAGAAGCTCCCCGCCCACGCATGGCCCCAGGCGTGGTGCCGAATGAGGAAAGCCGCCGCCCCGGTGGTGCTCCAAGTTCCTCCGTGACACCGCCGAAGACTCAAAATCAACCTCCTTCAGCCCGTCCTTCCACCCCTGAGCGGAAGATGCCAACTCCCCCTTCAGCCCGTCCTGAACTGCCGAGAGTGAATCCCAGTTCGCCCGGCAACCGCCCGGGTGGTGCCCCTGAGGTGCGCCGTCCTTCTTCAGGACCTTCTGTGCCACCCAGCGCACGTCCGGTGCCAATGCCAGAACCCAAGAAGCCCTCCAACGCGCGCCCTAGCCAGACTCCCCGGCCAGAGGCACCCAAGGCCCGGCCTACTCCGATGCCTTCCCCTAATGTGAAGCCATCCTCAGCACCCGCACCTAAAGCCCGGCCAAGTCCTCCCAAAAAAGACGAGAGGCGCAAGGATGCTCCTTCTCTAAATGTGGCCCGGCCTTCATCCAGCCCCCAGACGAAAAAAGCCGCACCCGCACCCAAACCGCAGGTGAAAAAATCTGCCCCTGCACCCAAACCCCAGGTGAAGAAGTCAGCTCCGGCTCCACGTCCTCAGGTGAAGAAAACTGCTCCGGCACCCCGGCCTCAGGTGAAAAAGCCCTCTTCAAGTCCAAAGCCACAGGCAAGACCTTCAGCCAAAAAACCTTCATCCAAGAAGCCTGACGAAAGGAAGAAGCGTTAA
- a CDS encoding spermine synthase, protein MKPFLNLAEARTPEGAVLSLHSHDTEFYLRVNRQPLMGTNASESEKVLAELACARLASAKVPRILIGGLGFGFSLRRVLECVGPDAKVQVAELLPEVVAWNREFLTSVNGLLLDDPRVEISVEDVYKILAQAPAGHYDAILLDVDNGPVAMVKDGNGRLYQAQGLATIMKVLKPDGRVTFWSANQDFAFTRRLSKAGFKVETVGCKAYPQAKRKTHVIFVADRKA, encoded by the coding sequence ATGAAACCCTTTCTCAATCTCGCTGAGGCCCGCACACCTGAGGGGGCGGTGCTGTCCCTTCACTCCCATGACACGGAGTTTTATCTGCGGGTGAACCGGCAGCCGCTGATGGGAACCAATGCTTCCGAGTCAGAGAAAGTGCTGGCGGAGCTGGCCTGTGCCCGGCTGGCATCTGCCAAGGTGCCGCGCATCCTCATTGGCGGGCTGGGTTTTGGCTTCAGCCTGCGGCGGGTGCTGGAATGTGTGGGCCCAGATGCCAAGGTGCAGGTGGCGGAGCTGCTGCCGGAGGTGGTGGCCTGGAACCGGGAGTTCCTCACGTCTGTAAACGGCCTTCTGCTGGATGATCCACGGGTGGAGATTTCAGTGGAGGATGTTTACAAGATCCTCGCTCAGGCCCCGGCAGGGCATTATGATGCGATCCTTCTGGATGTGGACAACGGTCCCGTGGCAATGGTCAAAGATGGCAATGGCAGACTGTATCAGGCCCAGGGGCTGGCAACGATCATGAAGGTGTTGAAGCCTGATGGCAGGGTGACGTTTTGGTCTGCCAATCAGGATTTCGCCTTCACCCGCCGGTTGAGCAAAGCAGGGTTCAAAGTGGAGACGGTGGGCTGCAAAGCCTATCCGCAGGCAAAGCGGAAGACGCATGTCATCTTCGTGGCGGACCGGAAGGCATAA
- a CDS encoding DUF1552 domain-containing protein, which yields MKALNRRQFLRDLGISATALPFLAGLPSISGAPAPQKRQRLIIMFSPNGTVPGEFWPEQEGAGFEFKSILKPLEAFKEKTLILHGIANKVRGDGDSHMRGMSCLLTCDELLKGNIMGGGGNPAGWASNISIDQEIKNFLQSRAETRTRFGSLEFGVAVPDRADPWTRMSYAGGNQPIAPVDDPHQMLGKLYGQMKDKESLVSILDDVRDDLKRVSSKLSARDKALLDQHMTLVRSLEQDLENADKQGKLAHPVPQIDPSIELVNDNTPEISRVQIDLLVNSLANDMARVATLQYMRSVGMAQMRWLGIEEGHHSLSHDPDDNKDSYAKLMKINTWFAGEFAYLAKRLSETPEPTGDGNMLDNTLLVWTNELGKGNSHTLDNIPYVMVGGGAGFKMGRTLKFDKAAHNRLWMTVAHSMGHTGLKTFGKAELCDGGLLDLA from the coding sequence ATGAAAGCCCTGAACCGCCGCCAATTTCTCCGTGACCTCGGCATTTCTGCCACGGCCCTGCCGTTCCTGGCCGGGCTGCCCAGCATCAGCGGGGCTCCGGCTCCGCAGAAGCGGCAGCGGCTGATCATCATGTTTTCCCCCAATGGCACGGTGCCGGGAGAATTCTGGCCGGAGCAGGAAGGGGCGGGTTTTGAATTCAAATCCATCCTCAAACCGCTGGAGGCCTTCAAGGAAAAGACCCTCATTCTTCACGGCATCGCCAACAAGGTGCGGGGCGACGGCGACAGCCACATGCGCGGCATGAGCTGCCTGCTGACCTGTGACGAGCTGCTGAAGGGCAACATCATGGGCGGTGGTGGCAATCCGGCCGGCTGGGCCAGCAACATCTCCATTGACCAGGAAATCAAAAATTTCCTTCAGAGCCGGGCGGAGACCCGCACGCGCTTTGGTTCCCTGGAATTTGGCGTGGCCGTGCCGGACCGGGCGGACCCCTGGACGCGCATGAGCTATGCCGGCGGCAACCAGCCCATCGCCCCCGTAGATGATCCGCATCAGATGTTAGGCAAACTGTATGGCCAGATGAAGGACAAGGAAAGCCTGGTCAGCATCCTGGATGATGTGCGGGATGATTTGAAGCGTGTTTCCTCCAAGCTCAGCGCCCGGGACAAAGCCCTGCTGGACCAGCACATGACCCTCGTCCGCAGTCTGGAGCAGGACCTGGAAAATGCCGACAAACAGGGCAAGCTGGCGCATCCGGTGCCACAGATTGACCCCAGCATCGAGCTGGTGAATGACAACACGCCGGAGATCAGCCGGGTGCAGATTGACCTGCTGGTCAATAGTCTGGCCAATGACATGGCCCGCGTGGCCACGCTGCAGTACATGCGCTCCGTCGGCATGGCGCAGATGCGCTGGCTGGGCATTGAGGAAGGCCACCACTCCCTGTCTCACGATCCGGATGATAACAAGGACAGCTACGCCAAGCTGATGAAGATCAACACATGGTTTGCCGGAGAGTTTGCCTACCTGGCCAAACGCCTCAGCGAAACACCTGAGCCCACGGGCGATGGCAACATGCTTGACAACACCCTGCTTGTTTGGACCAACGAACTCGGCAAAGGCAACAGCCACACCCTGGATAACATCCCTTACGTCATGGTCGGCGGCGGGGCCGGATTCAAGATGGGCCGCACCCTGAAGTTCGACAAAGCCGCCCACAACCGGCTCTGGATGACCGTCGCCCATTCCATGGGGCACACCGGCCTCAAGACCTTCGGCAAGGCGGAGCTTTGTGACGGCGGACTGCTGGATCTGGCTTAA